The Sporosarcina sp. Te-1 DNA window GCTTTGACACGGCCGTGAAATAGGTATCCGCCACGGTCAAATACGACTGACTTGACATCTTTTTCAACGGCTTTTTTCGCGATCATTTCGCCGACTTTAGCTGCTGCTTCAGCATTACCTTTTGAGTCAGCACCGAACTCTTTATCCATAGTGGAAGCACTAGCAATCGTAACGCCATTCACATCATCGATCAATTGTGCATAGATATGTTTATTTGAACGGTACACATTCAAACGTGGACGCGCTGCAGATCCGCTAATTTTCGTACGCACACGTGCGTGACGCTTTTTACGGACAGCGTTCTTATCCTGTTTTGTGATCATCGTGGTCACTCCTTCCGGATGCCTTATGCGGCATTATTTACCTGTTTTTCCTTCTTTACGGCGGACTTGTTCGCCTTCGTACTTGATACCTTTACCTTTGTAAGGCTCTGGCGGACGTACTTGTCTGATGTTCGAAGCAAGAGCACCTACACGCTCTTTGTTGATGCCGCGAACAATAATCTTTGTATTGGAAGGAACTTCAACTTCGATTCCTTCTTCTGGTGTGAACTCAACCGGATGGGAGTATCCTACGTTCAATACAAGCTTCTTACCTTGAAGTTGCGCACGGTAACCAACACCGACAAGTTCAAGAGTACGCTCGAATCCTTGGGATACACCTACGACCATGTTGTTCAATAGTGAACGAGTTGTTCCGTGGATGGAACGGTGTTCTTTCGCGTCAGAAGGACGAATCAAAGTGATGACATTGCCCTCTTGTTCGATTTTAATATCAGAATTAAATGTATTTGTAAGTTCGCCTTTCGGGCCTTTTACAGTAACGTGGTTGTCATCAGAAATTGTGACTGTTACGTTTTCCGGCACCTCAATCGGCTTTTTGCCAATACGGGACATTCAATTGCACCTCCATTCTATTGTTGCGGATTACCAAACGTAAGCTACGACTTCTCCGCCTACTTGTTTTGCACGAGCTTCCTTATCTGTAAGGAGACCATGTGATGTGGAAACGAGGGCGATACCTAGACCATTCAAAACTTTAGGCACTTCGTTCGTTTTAGCATAAACGCGAAGACCCGGTTTTGAAATACGTTTAAGACCAGTGATAACACGCTCGTTATTTTGACCATATTTCAAGAAAATGCGGATGATGCCTTGTTTGCTATCTTCCACGTATTCGACATCGCGGACGAAACCTTCACGCTTCAAGATTTCAGCGATTTCTTTTTTCATATTTGAAGCAGGTACCTCAAGCTTCTCGTGGCGAACCATGTTCGCGTTACGGATGCGTGTAAGCATATCTGCAATCGGATCACTCATTGTCATTCCATTAACCTCCTTCCCAAGTTAGGGGATTACCAGCTAGCTTTTTTAACGCCTGGGATTTGTCCCTTATATGCAAGTTCGCGGAAACAAATACGGCAAAGTTTGAATTTACGATATACGGAGTGCGGACGACCACAGCGTTCGCAACGTGTATATTCTTGTACTTTGAACTTTGGCGTACGTTTCTGTTTAACGATCATTGATTTTTTAGCCACGTTTTCGCCTCCCTTTTGTTTACTTTTGGAACGGCATGCCGAACTGCGTCAATAACTCGCGTGCTTCTTCATCGGAGTTTGCAGTCGTAACGATGACGATATCCATTCCACGTACTTTTGATACTTTATCGTAGTCAATTTCAGGGAAAATGAGCTGTTCTTTAACACCTAGCGTATAGTTACCGCGACCATCGAATGCCTTTTTAGAAACTCCGCGGAAGTCACGTACACGTGGAAGTGAAACTGCGATCAGCTTGTCAAGGAACTCATACATGCGATCTCCACGTAGTGTTACTTTCGCTCCGATCGGCATTCCTTCACGTAGACGGAACCCAGCGATTGACTTCTTCGCTTTCGTTACAACTGGTTTTTGACCAGAAATAGTCGTTAAATCTTCTACTGCCGCATCAAGTGCTTTCGAGTTTTGAACTGCATCGCCTACACCCATGTTGATGACGATTTTTTCAACTTTTGGTACTTGCATGACAGACTTATATTCAAACTTGCTCATTAGAGCAGGTGTGATTTCTTTTACAAATTTATCTTTCAGACGGCTCATTCTAAAGAACCTCCCTTCTTCAAGAGATTAATTTTTTTCTTTAAGTTCTTTTTTGCTAATTACGTCAAGTACTTCACCGGATTTTTTAGCAACCCGGGATTTGATGCGGTATGTTTTACCGCCTTCCGTTTTTTCCTCGTACTTATAACCGATGCGAGTAGGTTCACCCGATTTAGGATCGATTAGCATTACGTTGGAAACATGGATTGCTGCTTCCATGCTCACAATGCCTCCTTGAGGATTTGCTTGGTTCGGTTTTGTATGCTTTTTGACGATGTTAATACCTTCGACAAGAACTCGTTCTTTGTTTGGAAGTACTGAGAGAATGACACCTGTTTTACCTTTGTCTTTCCCAGTGATAACTTTTACTTTATCGCCTTTTTTAACGTGCATTGTATCGCACCTCCTTGATTGGCACTGTCATGTGATTAAAGAACTTCTGGAGCTAGGGAAATGATTTTCATGAAGTTGTTATCGCG harbors:
- the rpsN gene encoding 30S ribosomal protein S14, which produces MAKKSMIVKQKRTPKFKVQEYTRCERCGRPHSVYRKFKLCRICFRELAYKGQIPGVKKASW
- the rpsH gene encoding 30S ribosomal protein S8, whose product is MTMSDPIADMLTRIRNANMVRHEKLEVPASNMKKEIAEILKREGFVRDVEYVEDSKQGIIRIFLKYGQNNERVITGLKRISKPGLRVYAKTNEVPKVLNGLGIALVSTSHGLLTDKEARAKQVGGEVVAYVW
- the rplR gene encoding 50S ribosomal protein L18, which encodes MITKQDKNAVRKKRHARVRTKISGSAARPRLNVYRSNKHIYAQLIDDVNGVTIASASTMDKEFGADSKGNAEAAAKVGEMIAKKAVEKDVKSVVFDRGGYLFHGRVKALADAARENGLEF
- the rplE gene encoding 50S ribosomal protein L5 — protein: MSRLKDKFVKEITPALMSKFEYKSVMQVPKVEKIVINMGVGDAVQNSKALDAAVEDLTTISGQKPVVTKAKKSIAGFRLREGMPIGAKVTLRGDRMYEFLDKLIAVSLPRVRDFRGVSKKAFDGRGNYTLGVKEQLIFPEIDYDKVSKVRGMDIVIVTTANSDEEARELLTQFGMPFQK
- the rplF gene encoding 50S ribosomal protein L6, with the protein product MSRIGKKPIEVPENVTVTISDDNHVTVKGPKGELTNTFNSDIKIEQEGNVITLIRPSDAKEHRSIHGTTRSLLNNMVVGVSQGFERTLELVGVGYRAQLQGKKLVLNVGYSHPVEFTPEEGIEVEVPSNTKIIVRGINKERVGALASNIRQVRPPEPYKGKGIKYEGEQVRRKEGKTGK
- the rplX gene encoding 50S ribosomal protein L24; protein product: MHVKKGDKVKVITGKDKGKTGVILSVLPNKERVLVEGINIVKKHTKPNQANPQGGIVSMEAAIHVSNVMLIDPKSGEPTRIGYKYEEKTEGGKTYRIKSRVAKKSGEVLDVISKKELKEKN